A single region of the Nicotiana sylvestris chromosome 6, ASM39365v2, whole genome shotgun sequence genome encodes:
- the LOC104220819 gene encoding NADH dehydrogenase [ubiquinone] flavoprotein 1, mitochondrial-like translates to MAPIKGILSLQRTALVLRSSERWGLYGRLFSTQAASTASNPQPTPPAPPEKTHFGDLKDEDRIFTNLYGLHDPYLKGAMKRGDWYRTKDLVLKGSDWIVNEMKKSGLRGRGGAGFPSGLKWSFMPKTTDGRPSYLVVNADESEPGTCKDREIMRHDPHKLLEGCLIAGVGMRARAAYIYIRGEYVNERKSLEKARKEAYEAGLLGKNACGTGYDFDVYIHFGAGAYICGEETALLESLEGKQGKPRLKPPFPANAGLYGCPTTVTNVETVAVSPTILRRGPEWFASFGRKNNAGTKLFCISGHVNKPCTVEEEMSIPLKELIEKHCGGVRGGWDNLLAVIPGGSSVPLIPKNVCEDVLMDFDALKAVQSGLGTAAVIVMDKSTDIVDAIARLSYFYKHESCGQCTPCREGTGWLWMIMERMKVGNAKLEEIDMLQEVTKQIEGHTICALGDAAAWPVQGLIRHFRPELERRIREHAERELQQAAAA, encoded by the exons ATG GCACCTATAAAGGGCATTCTTTCTTTGCAAAGGACTGCATTAGTACTGCGTTCTAGTGAAAGATGGGGCCTATATGGTAGGTTATTTAGCACTCAGGCTGCATCAACTGCTAGCAACCCCCAACCTACTCCACCTGCACCTCCCGAGAAGACTCACTTTGGTGACCTTAAAGATGAGGATCGTATTTTCACAAATCTCTATGGATTGCATGATCCTTACCTTAAAGGTGCCATGAAGCGAGGTGATTGGTACAGAACAAAAGACCTTGTCCTCAAGGGTTCTGACTGGATCGTGAATGAAATGAAGAAATCTGGTCTTCGAGGACGTGGTGGTGCTGGTTTTCCATCTGGTCTCAAATGGTCCTTCATGCCAAAGACAACGGATGGCCGTCCTTCATACCTTGTTGTCAATGCTGATGAAAGTGAACCCGGAACCTGTAAAGACAGGGAAATCATGCGGCACGACCCACACAAGTTGTTGGAAGGCTGTCTGATTGCTGGAGTGGGGATGAGGGCTAGAGCTGCTTATATTTATATCAGGGGAGAGTATGTGAATGAAAGGAAGAGCCTTGAGAAGGCTAGGAAAGAAGCCTATGAAGCTGGATTGTTGGGGAAAAATGCTTGTGGAACTGGATATGATTTTGACGTATATATTCATTTTGGTGCTGGTGCCTATATTTGTGGTGAAGAGACAGCTCTTCTGGAGAGCCTTGAGGGGAAACAAGGCAAACCAAGGCTGAAGCCTCCATTTCCAGCTAATGCAGGACTTTATGGTTGTCCAACTACTGTCACAAATGTTGAAACAGTTGCTGTTTCACCAACCATCTTAAGACGTGGGCCAGAGTGGTTTGCTAGTTTTGGCCGGAAGAATAATGCTGGGACAAAGCTGTTTTGCATCTCAGGCCATGTAAACAAGCCCTGCACGGTGGAAGAGGAAATGAGTATTCCCTTGAAGGAGCTGATAGAGAAGCACTGTGGCGGTGTTCGTGGAGGTTGGGACAATTTACTTGCTGTTATACCAGGAGGTTCATCTGTTCCGCTGATTCCTAAGAACGTATGTGAGGATGTACTAATGGATTTTGATGCACTCAAAGCTGTGCAGTCAGGGTTGGGGACTGCTGCTGTAATTGTCATGGACAAATCAACTGATATTGTTGATGCAATTGCAAGGCTCTCGTACTTCTATAAGCACGAGAGCTGTGGTCAATGTACACCATGTAGGGAAGGCACAGGGTGGCTTTGGATGATCATGGAAAGGATGAAGGTAGGTAATGCAAAGTTGGAAGAGATTGACATGCTCCAAGAGGTGACTAAACAGATTGAAGGGCATACCATTTGTGCGTTGGGAGATGCTGCTGCTTGGCCAGTGCAGGGTCTCATTAGGCACTTTAGACCAGAGCTAGAAAGGAGGATCAGGGAGCATGCAGAGAGGGAGCTACAACAGGCTGCTGCTGCTTGA